A region from the Desulfobaccales bacterium genome encodes:
- a CDS encoding AAA family ATPase, whose translation MENADSQIESFLPGLRRLDCLIQRAVVAAEAAYGPGAFADFYRGLYITQEEVAQLLEREPGASVLQTHDNENSILLCEAFTDPNSRLGWLARAFGLSPFDLDLILIALAPELDLRYERLYAYLQDDVTRKRPTVDLALNLLCTQREEKLARRSFFESGAPLLHHGLLRLLPDPHQSEPPLLAHYLKLDEQIVRFLLGGERLDPRLRLFCELLTPEAPMAGWEDFAQGLNILPARLCRAWNTGQPLRLYFHGSPGAGKRHAAEALAWKAGVPLLTADLAGMPAFLPDFEAAVKVLGREAWYHNALLFLDNLDALRTNDPGQRYNALMGALAADRGVTILAGTQPWVPPRRFPLGVLNLSFSTPGFTLRRSLWSDHLAAVGLNPDPADIETLAERFRLLPGQIAEAVQVVRHLWEDEGDGDLAHDESWPSLPCLFEAARAQCGHDLANLTRKIEARYGWEDIVLPPEALGQLRELCHWLTYRHQVLKDWGFDRKLSHGKGINALFIGPSGTGKTMAAQVISRQLGLDLYKIDLSGVVSKYIGETEKNLDRIFTAAENANAILFFDEADALFGKRSEVRDSHDRYANIEVSYLLQKMEEYEGVALLATNLRHHLDESFLRRLAFIINFPFPDVASRRHIWAGVWPAQTPVAESLDLDYLAQRLQVSGGNIKNIALAAAFLAAADGGLVTMNHVLQSTRGEYQKLGKVMGEELWDDISPAPVQGNRT comes from the coding sequence TTGGAAAATGCGGATTCCCAGATCGAAAGTTTCCTGCCAGGGTTGCGGCGACTGGATTGCTTGATCCAGCGAGCGGTCGTTGCCGCCGAAGCCGCCTATGGTCCCGGGGCATTTGCCGATTTTTACCGTGGCCTCTACATAACCCAGGAAGAAGTGGCGCAGTTATTGGAGCGCGAACCGGGCGCTTCGGTCCTGCAGACCCACGATAATGAAAATAGTATTCTCCTCTGCGAAGCTTTCACGGACCCTAATTCCCGGCTGGGATGGCTGGCCCGTGCTTTCGGCCTGTCTCCCTTTGACCTGGACCTAATTCTTATTGCCCTGGCACCGGAACTGGACCTGCGTTACGAGCGGCTCTACGCTTATCTCCAAGATGACGTCACCCGCAAACGGCCCACGGTGGACCTGGCCCTCAACCTTCTGTGTACTCAAAGGGAAGAAAAACTAGCACGGCGCTCCTTCTTTGAATCCGGGGCTCCTTTATTGCATCATGGATTGCTGCGGCTCCTGCCTGATCCTCACCAGAGCGAGCCGCCACTGCTGGCCCATTACCTGAAGCTGGATGAGCAAATTGTTCGCTTTCTGCTGGGCGGCGAACGCCTGGATCCGCGACTGCGCCTCTTCTGTGAATTACTAACACCTGAGGCCCCCATGGCAGGCTGGGAGGATTTTGCCCAAGGGCTGAACATTTTGCCGGCCCGGCTGTGCCGGGCCTGGAATACGGGGCAGCCGTTGCGCCTCTATTTCCATGGTTCTCCAGGCGCCGGGAAACGCCATGCCGCCGAGGCCCTGGCCTGGAAGGCAGGGGTGCCCCTGTTGACCGCCGATTTGGCTGGGATGCCGGCCTTTCTACCCGATTTCGAGGCAGCCGTGAAGGTGCTGGGGCGGGAAGCCTGGTACCATAATGCCTTGCTCTTCCTCGACAACCTGGATGCTCTGCGAACAAATGATCCGGGGCAGAGGTATAATGCCCTGATGGGCGCCCTGGCGGCCGATCGGGGCGTCACCATCCTGGCCGGGACCCAACCGTGGGTGCCTCCCCGACGCTTTCCTCTGGGTGTTCTTAATCTTTCCTTTTCCACCCCTGGTTTTACCCTGCGGCGTTCTCTATGGAGCGACCATCTTGCCGCGGTCGGCCTTAACCCCGATCCGGCCGACATAGAGACCCTGGCCGAGCGGTTCCGCTTGCTTCCCGGGCAGATTGCCGAGGCGGTCCAGGTCGTCCGCCACCTGTGGGAAGATGAGGGTGATGGGGACTTGGCCCATGATGAATCCTGGCCCAGCCTGCCGTGCCTGTTCGAGGCTGCCCGGGCTCAGTGCGGCCACGATCTGGCCAACCTGACCCGGAAAATCGAGGCTCGTTACGGCTGGGAAGATATCGTTCTACCCCCGGAGGCCCTGGGGCAGTTGCGCGAACTGTGCCACTGGTTGACCTATCGGCATCAAGTGTTGAAAGATTGGGGGTTCGATCGCAAATTATCTCACGGCAAAGGGATCAACGCCCTGTTCATCGGCCCCTCAGGGACGGGGAAAACCATGGCGGCCCAGGTCATCAGCCGGCAATTGGGGCTGGATCTTTATAAGATTGACCTATCCGGGGTGGTTTCTAAATACATCGGGGAAACGGAAAAGAATCTGGACCGGATTTTCACCGCTGCCGAAAATGCCAATGCCATATTGTTTTTCGATGAAGCCGATGCCCTGTTCGGCAAACGCAGCGAAGTGCGGGACTCCCACGACCGCTATGCCAACATCGAGGTCAGCTATCTTCTGCAAAAGATGGAGGAATATGAAGGTGTGGCTCTCCTGGCCACTAACCTGCGGCACCACCTGGATGAATCCTTTCTGCGGCGGCTGGCCTTTATCATCAATTTTCCTTTCCCCGATGTCGCTTCCCGACGCCACATCTGGGCCGGGGTCTGGCCGGCCCAAACGCCCGTGGCCGAGTCCCTGGACCTTGATTACCTGGCCCAGCGACTTCAGGTGAGCGGCGGCAACATCAAGAACATCGCCCTGGCCGCCGCTTTCCTGGCCGCGGCCGACGGCGGCTTGGTGACCATGAACCACGTCCTGCAAAGCACCCGCGGGGAATACCAGAAGCTGGGGAAGGTGATGGGTGAAGAGCTATGGGACGACATCAGCCCAGCCCCTGTTCAAGGTAATCGCACATGA
- a CDS encoding DUF4157 domain-containing protein, producing the protein MSGPVADILDLQKSAGNRAVEALLREGLSGGRPVPHNLRSEMEQRFNQDFTQVRLHDDASAAATAEGLTAKAYTIGNHIVLNQSRFSPETDAGRRLLAHELTHVVQQGRAGTMQPTQDGSGPLEQAASRAADSFAQGAGPVVVQGASAPGLACEPDDNGPWWKRKLQGLRQSAGIAAGVVKSSPGKLFQNLKEKYEDVEQDVSQVVDRAKEKYQTTKETLVTKVRQLNTGGNREKVRQFWEKTRPSTLLAYATSEVRKETEEWAARSEGGPSRAGRAKAANNLAKAANDFAQALKKLDIEPVEKFAEATMRGGPIAGVKAWQNSMDEGLEGLTRNFKNAVNDFEDGKFDVPPQAFFDPRAHPTLAKAEAGLQAVSETVVKAKRQVSGGVAKSLWSMGAGIAKIGVHPIQTIRGLGEMPSIPGAPNPLKDAGQAVALLDNIITSGKPTKQVIKEHMLQKFKYDPKQEWEKYKGFMKGVGENYIEAGQQGRWCEIPGLLLGDVGSFLIPGGAATKAGAVGKGAKALGTIREVGKGLQVATKTSELAKGVELAAGAAREAEIAKGLASGTSKTGEFAELAKGGLVTEESKGASLATQTGEGVKGAEAGAAAKKPAAPTEAAPAAEAKAAETPAAAAEAKKPAVAPSEPKAPAISETKAPPKAPKAAAKPKKAKAAVPKKGKTAAPKKKATAAAKTPKAKPARKPKARREKPEITAQPKQGPRPPEGYEDIYEGVGMSERKSIGTKAVREETEAGLFAHERLEQLEELMQDFNKSADKYVDNIPKGDHIKPEFQIEHPDFPSGRKPRVDRLDWKEAKIYEIKPNNPYWINKGKVQGQQYAEWMNKFHTRTDGKRWTFGGVITYDQDALMKFLHDIKYFPK; encoded by the coding sequence ATGTCCGGTCCAGTTGCCGATATCCTCGACCTGCAGAAATCAGCGGGCAATCGTGCTGTGGAAGCATTATTGCGCGAAGGCCTAAGCGGCGGCCGACCGGTGCCCCATAACCTACGGAGCGAGATGGAACAACGTTTCAATCAGGATTTCACTCAGGTCCGCCTGCATGATGACGCCAGCGCTGCCGCGACGGCCGAGGGGCTCACGGCCAAAGCCTATACCATCGGCAATCACATTGTCTTGAATCAAAGCCGCTTCTCCCCTGAAACCGACGCCGGCAGGCGCCTTCTGGCGCACGAATTGACCCATGTGGTGCAGCAAGGCCGCGCTGGCACTATGCAACCCACCCAGGATGGCTCCGGGCCGCTCGAACAGGCGGCGTCGAGGGCTGCCGACTCATTTGCCCAGGGCGCAGGGCCTGTCGTGGTTCAAGGGGCCAGCGCTCCCGGTCTGGCCTGCGAGCCGGATGATAATGGCCCGTGGTGGAAGCGCAAGCTGCAAGGCCTGCGACAGAGTGCCGGTATAGCCGCCGGCGTGGTGAAATCCTCTCCTGGCAAGCTTTTCCAAAACCTGAAAGAGAAATACGAAGACGTTGAACAGGATGTCAGTCAAGTAGTGGATCGGGCCAAAGAGAAATATCAGACCACCAAGGAGACCTTGGTCACCAAGGTCAGGCAGCTAAATACTGGGGGAAATCGCGAGAAAGTTCGTCAATTCTGGGAGAAGACGCGTCCGAGCACGTTATTGGCCTACGCCACGTCCGAGGTCCGGAAAGAGACCGAGGAATGGGCGGCCAGGTCCGAAGGGGGCCCCTCCCGGGCTGGCCGCGCAAAAGCCGCAAATAACCTGGCAAAGGCAGCTAATGATTTCGCTCAGGCTCTGAAGAAACTCGATATCGAGCCGGTTGAAAAATTCGCCGAGGCCACGATGAGGGGGGGGCCGATTGCCGGCGTCAAGGCCTGGCAAAACAGCATGGATGAGGGACTCGAGGGCCTGACCAGGAATTTCAAAAATGCAGTGAATGACTTTGAAGACGGCAAGTTCGATGTGCCCCCTCAGGCTTTCTTCGACCCCAGGGCGCACCCTACCCTGGCGAAGGCAGAAGCGGGCCTTCAGGCTGTCAGTGAGACTGTGGTTAAGGCAAAGCGCCAGGTGAGCGGGGGCGTCGCCAAATCCTTGTGGTCGATGGGAGCCGGAATCGCCAAGATTGGCGTGCATCCCATTCAAACCATCAGGGGTTTGGGGGAAATGCCCAGTATTCCCGGCGCCCCCAACCCATTAAAGGATGCTGGACAGGCTGTGGCCCTCCTGGATAATATCATCACCTCGGGGAAGCCCACCAAACAGGTCATAAAAGAGCATATGCTCCAAAAGTTCAAATATGATCCAAAACAAGAGTGGGAAAAATACAAAGGCTTCATGAAAGGGGTCGGCGAGAACTATATCGAAGCGGGCCAGCAAGGGCGCTGGTGCGAAATTCCCGGATTGCTCCTGGGGGACGTCGGTAGTTTCTTAATTCCCGGTGGCGCAGCCACAAAGGCCGGCGCAGTTGGTAAAGGGGCCAAGGCTCTAGGTACAATAAGAGAGGTTGGAAAGGGGTTGCAAGTCGCCACCAAGACCAGCGAGCTGGCGAAAGGGGTCGAATTAGCGGCCGGAGCAGCAAGGGAAGCCGAGATCGCCAAAGGCCTGGCCTCCGGAACCTCAAAGACCGGCGAGTTCGCGGAATTGGCCAAAGGCGGTCTAGTAACGGAGGAAAGCAAGGGCGCCTCCCTGGCCACCCAGACGGGTGAAGGGGTGAAAGGCGCTGAAGCGGGAGCCGCGGCCAAAAAACCGGCAGCGCCAACCGAAGCCGCCCCGGCGGCGGAAGCCAAAGCGGCTGAGACGCCCGCGGCCGCTGCCGAGGCAAAGAAGCCGGCAGTGGCTCCAAGCGAACCTAAAGCGCCGGCAATATCCGAGACCAAAGCCCCTCCAAAGGCTCCCAAAGCGGCTGCCAAACCTAAAAAGGCTAAGGCAGCGGTGCCAAAAAAGGGAAAAACAGCTGCGCCCAAAAAGAAAGCGACAGCGGCAGCTAAGACGCCGAAGGCCAAACCGGCTCGCAAGCCTAAAGCCAGGAGAGAGAAACCTGAGATTACCGCGCAGCCCAAACAAGGGCCCCGGCCGCCTGAAGGCTACGAGGATATTTACGAAGGCGTGGGGATGTCCGAAAGGAAGAGCATAGGCACCAAAGCGGTGCGTGAAGAAACTGAGGCCGGTCTTTTTGCGCATGAGCGCCTGGAGCAACTAGAAGAATTAATGCAAGATTTTAATAAATCGGCAGACAAATATGTCGACAATATCCCTAAAGGCGACCATATCAAGCCCGAATTTCAAATAGAGCACCCGGATTTTCCATCTGGACGAAAACCGCGTGTTGATCGGCTCGATTGGAAAGAGGCAAAAATATATGAAATAAAGCCTAATAATCCTTATTGGATCAACAAAGGTAAAGTTCAAGGACAACAATACGCTGAATGGATGAATAAATTCCATACAAGGACGGATGGCAAACGATGGACCTTTGGGGGTGTAATAACATATGACCAAGATGCATTAATGAAATTTTTACATGATATTAAATATTTTCCCAAATAA